From the Plectropomus leopardus isolate mb unplaced genomic scaffold, YSFRI_Pleo_2.0 unplaced_scaffold15821, whole genome shotgun sequence genome, one window contains:
- the si:ch211-214p13.9 gene encoding cell surface glycoprotein CD200 receptor 1-A isoform X1 — translation MWDMMWIFAASILLLSEAWSHEPGTNQNFNSMNASTSPPKVSVVINSTFNIGSEVNLTCSNKTWNEIMFVTWTYVVNNQHCRIASNSEGGSVDNCKDGKSLRNTSTAQSYLHISNFSNDDVGVYKCESVFRGGLESYDIHVAITVPPKILAWLEHKDNKMVAVCRAERGKPAANISWSHGGNSSSKTIDSHGFYTVESRLELLKEMDRENLTCAIRHQSWKGEKILIPELPKGYVLWLCILVVVVIIVFLAGFLFFAQKKLTTSRQCQQSVISSSKSPPTEHVEEVEPYASYVQRVNSIYNSSADLFT, via the exons ATGTGGGACATGATGTGGATTTTTGCAGCTAGTATCCTCTTGTTGTCTGAAGCATGGAGCCATGAGCCAG GAACTAACCAAAACTTCAACTCTATGAACGCCAGCACCTCTCCTCCTAAAGTTTCTG tggtcATAAATTCAACTTTCAACATTGGGAGTGAAGTTAACCTGACATGCAGCAATAAGACATGGAATGAGATTATGTTTGTAACCTGGACTTACGTAGTAAATAACCAACATTGTAGAATAGCCTCAAACAGTGAAGGTGGAAGTGTTGACAACTGCAAGGATGGCAAATCACTCCGAAACACATCCACTGCTCAGTCATACCTGCACATCTCAAACTTCTCTAATGATGACGTGGGGGTCTACAAGTGTGAGTCAGTTTTCAGAGGAGGACTCGAATCTTACGATATCCACGTGGCTATCACAG TTCCTCCGAAAATATTAGCCTGGTTAGAGCATAAGGACAACAAGATGGTGGCAGTGTGCAGAGCTGAAAGAGGAAAACCTGCTGCCAACATCAGCTGGAGTCATGGGGGAAACTCATCGTCTAAGACAATTGACTCACATGGATTTTATACAGTAGAAAGTCGCCTGGAGCTCCTCAAGGAAATGGACAGAGAAAACCTGACCTGTGCTATCAGGCACCAGTCCTGGAAAGGGGAAAAGATTTTAATACCAGAACTCCCAAAAG GTTATGTTCTCTGGCTGTGCATCCTAGTTGTAGTGgtaatcattgtgtttttggcaggatttttattttttgcacaaaagAAACTAACAACATCAAG GCAATGCCAACAGTCCGTAATCTCATCATCTAAATCTCCACCT ACAGAACACGTGGAGGAAGTGGAGCCCTACGCCAGCTATGTTCAACGCGTGAACTCTATCTATAACTCCTCTGCAGATTTGTTCACATAA
- the si:ch211-214p13.9 gene encoding cell surface glycoprotein CD200 receptor 1-A isoform X2, whose protein sequence is MWDMMWIFAASILLLSEAWSHEPVVINSTFNIGSEVNLTCSNKTWNEIMFVTWTYVVNNQHCRIASNSEGGSVDNCKDGKSLRNTSTAQSYLHISNFSNDDVGVYKCESVFRGGLESYDIHVAITVPPKILAWLEHKDNKMVAVCRAERGKPAANISWSHGGNSSSKTIDSHGFYTVESRLELLKEMDRENLTCAIRHQSWKGEKILIPELPKGYVLWLCILVVVVIIVFLAGFLFFAQKKLTTSRQCQQSVISSSKSPPTEHVEEVEPYASYVQRVNSIYNSSADLFT, encoded by the exons ATGTGGGACATGATGTGGATTTTTGCAGCTAGTATCCTCTTGTTGTCTGAAGCATGGAGCCATGAGCCAG tggtcATAAATTCAACTTTCAACATTGGGAGTGAAGTTAACCTGACATGCAGCAATAAGACATGGAATGAGATTATGTTTGTAACCTGGACTTACGTAGTAAATAACCAACATTGTAGAATAGCCTCAAACAGTGAAGGTGGAAGTGTTGACAACTGCAAGGATGGCAAATCACTCCGAAACACATCCACTGCTCAGTCATACCTGCACATCTCAAACTTCTCTAATGATGACGTGGGGGTCTACAAGTGTGAGTCAGTTTTCAGAGGAGGACTCGAATCTTACGATATCCACGTGGCTATCACAG TTCCTCCGAAAATATTAGCCTGGTTAGAGCATAAGGACAACAAGATGGTGGCAGTGTGCAGAGCTGAAAGAGGAAAACCTGCTGCCAACATCAGCTGGAGTCATGGGGGAAACTCATCGTCTAAGACAATTGACTCACATGGATTTTATACAGTAGAAAGTCGCCTGGAGCTCCTCAAGGAAATGGACAGAGAAAACCTGACCTGTGCTATCAGGCACCAGTCCTGGAAAGGGGAAAAGATTTTAATACCAGAACTCCCAAAAG GTTATGTTCTCTGGCTGTGCATCCTAGTTGTAGTGgtaatcattgtgtttttggcaggatttttattttttgcacaaaagAAACTAACAACATCAAG GCAATGCCAACAGTCCGTAATCTCATCATCTAAATCTCCACCT ACAGAACACGTGGAGGAAGTGGAGCCCTACGCCAGCTATGTTCAACGCGTGAACTCTATCTATAACTCCTCTGCAGATTTGTTCACATAA